In the Sarcophilus harrisii chromosome 1, mSarHar1.11, whole genome shotgun sequence genome, one interval contains:
- the LOC105749591 gene encoding histone H1oo isoform X1 codes for MSFEDELQPLRLSSSDDSGGPNQNSPNSPNSTYISNTVSSPADDFDSTQILDAPSESGGPGKTSVEPKLPSHPPTLQMVAEALMAKGDRHGTSVAAIKFYIRQMYPAVNMKRLRYLLRRALAKGVSKGVLVRPRNSTATGARGRFKLVTKNKIKVTQTKKSRASVKPKKKKVIKTSEAGNVSSEGETKKKVSATKKKVPTNASPKKKAPTTKKTVSAEASSEKKVSATKKKVSEEASSEKKVPATKKKVSGDTLPKKKVPATKKKVSREASPKRKVPATKKIVPAEESTKKKVPTAVKKVPVKASAKTKVPEKAKKATVEGMAKEDSKPKGDRAKKDVEEVRAKARGMKPKAEITKGKKKAPIIPKKVVEDRKAEKTKLRAASEGPLKTRKQKGSPNIQVKSKGAAAMSKVRKAGGTKEGSDESKTAAQNKSKLDVGIKSSTSQSKVLRESDTVKDQPRSKGKKPEASKVFKKTGKSPKGSSTKPASKKVK; via the exons ATGTCTTTTGAGGATGAGCTTCAGCCTTTACGTTTGTCTTCCTCTGATGACAGTGGTGGTCCGAATCAGAATTCTCCCAATTCTCCCAATTCCACCTATATTTCCAATACGGTTTCTTCTCCCGCAGATGATTTTGATTCTACCCAGATTCTGGATGCTCCCAGTGAGTCTGGGGGACCAG GAAAGACCAGTGTGGAACCAAAACTTCCAAGTCACCCACCCACGCTCCAAATGGTGGCAGAAGCACTGATGGCCAAGGGGGACAGACACGGTACCTCTGTGGCAGCCATCAAGTTTTATATTCGCCAGATGTACCCAGCTGTTAATATGAAAAGACTCCGATATCTGCTGAGACGAGCCCTAGCCAAGGGGGTTAGTAAAGGGGTGCTCGTGAGACCACGGAATTCTACAGCTACTGGGGCTAGGGGAAGGTTCAAA TTAGTGACCAAGAATAAAATCAAAGTGACTCAAACTAAAAAGTCAAGAGCATCTGTCAAACCCAAGAAAAAGAAGGTCATTAAGACCAGTGAAGCTGGAAATGTTTCTTCAGAGGGTGAGACCAAGAAGAAGGTTTCTGCAACCAAGAAGAAGGTGCCCACGAATGCTTCACCCAAAAAGAAAGCTCCTACAACCAAGAAGACGGTGTCTGCAGAAGCTTCATCTGAGAAGAAGGTTTCAGCAACTAAGAAGAAGGTGTCTGAGGAAGCTTCATCTGAGAAGAAGGTTCCAGCAACTAAGAAGAAGGTGTCTGGAGACACTTTGCCCAAGAAGAAGGTTCCTGCAACCAAGAAGAAGGTATCCAGAGAAGCTTCACCCAAGAGAAAGGTTCCTGCAACTAAGAAGATAGTTCCTGCAGAGGAGTCAACCAAGAAGAAAGTTCCTACAGCAGTGAAGAAGGTTCCTGTGAAAGCTTCAGCCAAGACGAAGGTTCCCGAGAAGGCTAAGAAAGCTACTGTGGAGGGGATGGCCAAGGAGGACTCAAAACCAAAAGGTGATAGAGCCAAAAAAG ATGTGGAAGAGGTGAGAGCTAAAGCCAGGGGCATGAAACCAAAGGCTGAAATTACCAAA GGCAAGAAAAAAGCTCCCATTATACCTAAGAAAGTAGTAGAGGATCGTAAAGCAGAGAAAACCAAACTCCGGGCAGCCTCTGAAGGACCCCTCAAGACCAGAAAGCAAAAGGGATCACCCAACATCCAAGTAAAATCCAAAGGGGCAGCTGCCATGTCTAAAGTCAGAAAGGCTGGGGGAACTAAAGAGGGAAGTGATGAATCAAAGACGGCTGCTCAGAACAAGAGCAAGTTGGATGTAGGTATAAAGTCTTCTACCTCCCAATCTAAAGTGTTGAGGGAATCCGACACAGTTAAAGATCAGCccagaagcaaaggaaagaaaccTGAAGCCTCTAAAGTATtcaagaaaactgggaaaagccCCAAAGGTTCTTCAACCAAGCCAGCCAGCAAGAAGGTGAAATAA
- the LOC105749591 gene encoding histone H1oo isoform X2 — translation MSFEDELQPLRLSSSDDSGGPNQNSPNSPNSTYISNTVSSPADDFDSTQILDAPSESGGPGKTSVEPKLPSHPPTLQMVAEALMAKGDRHGTSVAAIKFYIRQMYPAVNMKRLRYLLRRALAKGVSKGVLVRPRNSTATGARGRFKLVTKNKIKVTQTKKSRASVKPKKKKVIKTSEAGNVSSEGETKKKVSATKKKVPTNASPKKKAPTTKKTVSAEASSEKKVSATKKKVSEEASSEKKVPATKKKVSGDTLPKKKVPATKKKVSREASPKRKVPATKKIVPAEESTKKKVPTAVKKVPVKASAKTKVPEKAKKATVEGMAKEDSKPKDVEEVRAKARGMKPKAEITKGKKKAPIIPKKVVEDRKAEKTKLRAASEGPLKTRKQKGSPNIQVKSKGAAAMSKVRKAGGTKEGSDESKTAAQNKSKLDVGIKSSTSQSKVLRESDTVKDQPRSKGKKPEASKVFKKTGKSPKGSSTKPASKKVK, via the exons ATGTCTTTTGAGGATGAGCTTCAGCCTTTACGTTTGTCTTCCTCTGATGACAGTGGTGGTCCGAATCAGAATTCTCCCAATTCTCCCAATTCCACCTATATTTCCAATACGGTTTCTTCTCCCGCAGATGATTTTGATTCTACCCAGATTCTGGATGCTCCCAGTGAGTCTGGGGGACCAG GAAAGACCAGTGTGGAACCAAAACTTCCAAGTCACCCACCCACGCTCCAAATGGTGGCAGAAGCACTGATGGCCAAGGGGGACAGACACGGTACCTCTGTGGCAGCCATCAAGTTTTATATTCGCCAGATGTACCCAGCTGTTAATATGAAAAGACTCCGATATCTGCTGAGACGAGCCCTAGCCAAGGGGGTTAGTAAAGGGGTGCTCGTGAGACCACGGAATTCTACAGCTACTGGGGCTAGGGGAAGGTTCAAA TTAGTGACCAAGAATAAAATCAAAGTGACTCAAACTAAAAAGTCAAGAGCATCTGTCAAACCCAAGAAAAAGAAGGTCATTAAGACCAGTGAAGCTGGAAATGTTTCTTCAGAGGGTGAGACCAAGAAGAAGGTTTCTGCAACCAAGAAGAAGGTGCCCACGAATGCTTCACCCAAAAAGAAAGCTCCTACAACCAAGAAGACGGTGTCTGCAGAAGCTTCATCTGAGAAGAAGGTTTCAGCAACTAAGAAGAAGGTGTCTGAGGAAGCTTCATCTGAGAAGAAGGTTCCAGCAACTAAGAAGAAGGTGTCTGGAGACACTTTGCCCAAGAAGAAGGTTCCTGCAACCAAGAAGAAGGTATCCAGAGAAGCTTCACCCAAGAGAAAGGTTCCTGCAACTAAGAAGATAGTTCCTGCAGAGGAGTCAACCAAGAAGAAAGTTCCTACAGCAGTGAAGAAGGTTCCTGTGAAAGCTTCAGCCAAGACGAAGGTTCCCGAGAAGGCTAAGAAAGCTACTGTGGAGGGGATGGCCAAGGAGGACTCAAAACCAAAAG ATGTGGAAGAGGTGAGAGCTAAAGCCAGGGGCATGAAACCAAAGGCTGAAATTACCAAA GGCAAGAAAAAAGCTCCCATTATACCTAAGAAAGTAGTAGAGGATCGTAAAGCAGAGAAAACCAAACTCCGGGCAGCCTCTGAAGGACCCCTCAAGACCAGAAAGCAAAAGGGATCACCCAACATCCAAGTAAAATCCAAAGGGGCAGCTGCCATGTCTAAAGTCAGAAAGGCTGGGGGAACTAAAGAGGGAAGTGATGAATCAAAGACGGCTGCTCAGAACAAGAGCAAGTTGGATGTAGGTATAAAGTCTTCTACCTCCCAATCTAAAGTGTTGAGGGAATCCGACACAGTTAAAGATCAGCccagaagcaaaggaaagaaaccTGAAGCCTCTAAAGTATtcaagaaaactgggaaaagccCCAAAGGTTCTTCAACCAAGCCAGCCAGCAAGAAGGTGAAATAA